CCCTATCTGCTTTACAAGTTTtacaaaaacatgttgttttgttgtcattacgaatatatacaaataaaaaaactggccatttacagctttcaaatttATGTCACATCAATATAACCAAACATTATCTGGGATCAATCATATAagaatccacttaaatgtgtatgtgtgtaataataataatagtaataataattccttacattcatatatcgcttttctgggcactcaaagcgctttacacaatggggggaaTCTGCTCATccgccaccagtgtgcagcatccacctagatgatgcgatggcagctattttgcgccagaccgcacaccacaaaccagctgattggtggagaggagacagagtgatgaagccaattatgatgtggggaggccagtgggcagatttggccagaatgccgggttaaacccctactgttTTTCGAAGgaaatcctgggatttttaacaaccacagagattcaggaccttggtttaacgtctcatccaaaagacagcactcactaacatcacttgcggcagcaacctagctttcccatgtggtctcccatccaggtacctgcttagcttcagtgggtgaccatgtgagagttgcagagagctagctgccggcgaATAGACCCCAGGAGGTTGCTATGACAAGATCAATCTAAATATGATCTgctatgttttacatttaatgtgcatcaaaattaaggtttgtgtagccaatgtttttaGTGCCTTTTACTTTTCACTGAGAGTTTTaatgatttacaaaaaaactgaccttttttttatttatttcagacctaaatAAAGACTATGAGGAGAGTAAAGAAGAGAAAcagcatgtcaaaattgaggacaaAGCTCATTTagagactgatggtattttaaaAGTGAGAGACAAGAGATGTtttacctgcactcagtgtggaaagagtttggcaAGCAATAGcaaacttaagattcacatgatgatccacactggagagaaaccattcacatgcactcagtgtgggaagagtttcagccaatcatcataccttaataaacacatgaggatccacagtggagagaaacctttcacatgccctcagtgtgggaagactttcagccaatcatcacatctTAATCTACAcgtgaggatccacactggagagaaaccttacacatgcactcagtgtgggaagagttttagccaATCTTCataccttaatcaacacatgaggatccacactggagagaggccattcacatgcactcaatgtgggaagagtttcagccatccatcatcccttaatcaacacatgaggatccacactggagagaggccattcacatgcactcaatgtgggaagagtttcagccatccatcatcccttaatcaacacatgaggatccacactggagagaggccattcacatgcactcaatgtgggaagagtttcagccatccatcatcccttaatcaacacatgaggattcacaccggagtaaaaccattcacatgcactcagtgtgggaagagtttcagccaatcacctcaccttaataaacacatgaagatccacactggtgtgagagagagTATATGCGCttggagtgtgagaagacttttattacagctgcaGAATTGAAAcggcaccagaggattcacactggagaaaaaccatatAAGAGTTCACACTCCAGTAAGAGATTTACTCACTCAGGAACCctcaaaacacatgagaggattcacactggagaaaccgTAGACATGATCAGTGTGTACATAGTTTCACTCATTCgggcagcttaagaaacacatgggaTGGTTTCCGGTATGGCGTCGACATGTGTAGCAGCATAGAAAGAGCATTCCCATACACACTGGTATTAATCCTTCTTTTTACATCATATATGATAACCTaaaccatatttaaataacattgagGGGGACAAAAACAAAAAGGCTAGGACAAAACAACCAATGAAAcctgaaaaaaagagaaatcaacAGATGAAAAGTCCCAGATGGACGGGATAGCTGATAGCCTGTCAGCTAGCATTGCAGCAATATTGGAATGgaaataaattgtgaaatatattgaGTCACCTCCACCCAAAATTTTTGTACCTCCTTACACTCCCTCACACAATGAAAAAATGTACCTTGTATCTTCTTGCATTTAAAACAAAGCTCAGGGATATTAgggttgaatttatttaatcttaCAGGAGTAATATAGGTTCTCATTACCCAATTATATTGTAGCAATCTCAAACGGGAGTTTAATGTATTTGTGCATTCAAACAAATTATATTCCAGTCCTCTACTGGGATATCTATTTTTGTATCATAGATGCATGCTAGTcttttatttttagagttttctttattattttctcTTAATATGTTATATAATGTTGTAATTCGTCCTTTGATGAAACAATCTTGTTCTGTTAGTTTCCAATAATGACCTTGGGGGGGCAGTGTTGAATTTTTTAAATGCGTAAAAATAAAACTTCGtagttgtaaatatttttaaaaagtgttgttGAGGAATATTAAATTTTTCTACAAggtttttaaatgacattaatatGTTGTCTTCGTATAAATCTTTTAATCTTATTATGCCCTTATTCATCCATAGTTTAAACCtcatattgtttttgttattgccCCAAATAGGGTAAAAGCAAGAAAGCACCGGGAGATCTTTAAGATATCTATGGGCTTCGTACCAAATCACAATAGTGTTTTTTACAAATGGATTATCTGTCTTTTGTTTTAGTTCTTTAAGGGTTGCTGAATATAAAAAGCTGTCAAGAGTCGGGCCTTTTGCTGCCAACTTTTCAACATACAACCAAGGTTTAGCAGTTTCACAAGAGAACCAGGACAATGCAGCCCAATAGTACCAGACAAAATTTGGTTATTGGAACCCTCCCCTTTCATAAGGCAGATACAGTAAAGAAAGTCTCAGTCTTGGCTTCCTGTTATTCCAAATAAAATTGGAAAGTAGTTTTCTTATTCTTAAAATTAATGTAGGGGGGGTGGAGTGGTAATGATtggaaaatgtataaaaatttggGTAATATACTCCTCTTAATCACGTTTATTCTTCCCATTAGAGAAAGAGGCAGTGTCATCCATCTAATCGTTTCTTCAATTAATTTAGCCATAAGGGGTTCATAATTTGCTGAACTAAGGTGGTTTAATTCAGGGGTTATTTTGATTCCTAGATAATCAAAACCATTTAAAGCATTTATATATGGGCGAGTCATTTTAGGATTTAATCGCTCTTGTTCATTGAGAAACATAATtgaagatttgtttttgtttactttaagtCCAGAGAAAACGCCAAACAGATCAATAAGCTTTAATAGGGGTGGGATTGAGTTTTGAAAGAAATAATATCGCGTCAACAGCATATAAGGCAATCCGATGTTCTAAATACGGAAAAAGCAGAGGTGAAATTGGTGAGCCCTGTCTAGTGTCACAACAAAGATTAAATGAAGACGATATTAGGTTGTTAGTGAGTACTTTTGCAGAAGAGTCAACTAAAATAATTTCCATCCATCTCCGCAAGTATTCACCAAATCCAAATCTTACTAACACCTCCTTTAAGTATGGCCATTCAAGCCTGTCGAATGCCTTTTCGGCATCGAGCGACAGAATGGCCATGTCGGGggcttcatttcatttttaagtacTCTCCTTACATTATGAAACCCTTGACAATTTGTAACAAAGCCATTCTGATCTATATGTATTAATTGAGGTAAAACCTTCTCGAGCCTCATTGCCAATGTTTTAGCTATTATCTTGGCATCTGCATTTAAAAGTGACATGAAATTGGAGAACATTATTTGAAATGGCTAGATGCATGATAATAGAGAGTAGGCTACTCAAGACACTGTGGACATATGCAGTTCAAACAGCAGCTATAGTGTTTTAACAACTGCACAAAACAGTCACCATACTTGATGTTAACTGACAGAAAGCCTAAAATTGCTAGAATGCAGAAGTGTGGGTTAGCGTGTTACGCTTACAGAAATGACAAAGCAAAGTTAGGAGAGTTGGATTCAAGGTGTGAGAGGGGAACAAGAACAGTCCAGCATACATAATCTACTATCCTTACAGCAGCAAAGTACAGAAACACAGACTTGTTCAGAATGTATCAGaaacaaatgctgaattaaaGATTCCAGTTGTTGAGGAGGATTTTGAGATCAGGAAGAGTCCTAGGGTGTCTGTAAAATTAGAACCAGAACTGAGCCCACAAAGTGCTAAGAAAGAGGTCATTGTAGACAAACCGGTTGAAAATGAACCAGAAGTAAAGAGATCCTGcaagagagagagacaaaaaaaCAGCTTATTTAAGTGATTATGCTTGTGGTTTTGACGGTGATGTGGTCAACATTGATTATTGTCATAGACTTGTGTGTAATGTACCACAAACACACAAAGAGGCGGTAACAGCAGTGAATGCAAGTGAATGGGTTAAAGTTATGCAACCAAGAAAATGCAACTTTTACTCTTACCAACCTACCTGAAGGCAAAGATCTTGTGGGGGGGGTAAATAGATTTTTGCAATTAAGAGAAATAGCGATGGTCCGACAAATACAAAACATGGTATTTTGCCAAATGGTACAGCTAGGAAAAAGGTGTGAACTATGACGAGAGTTTTTCTCCAACTACTAACATGACTAGTGTAAGAGTGTTAATGCAAAAGCTGTACAACAAAATCTGATTGTtcaccattcatttattttcttagtccctttattaatctggggtcgccacagcagaatgaacagacaacttatccagcacgttttactcagcggatgcccttccagctgcaacctatcactgggaaacatccacacacacccacatacactacagtaaattttagcttacccaattcacctgtaccacatgtcttttggacttgtgagcacccagaggaaatccacgcaaacacagtgagaacatgcaaactccacaaagaagtgccaactgacccagccgaggcttaaaccttcttgctgtgaggccaccccATCAACCCTGATTGTTCACCAGATTGATGGAAAAGCAGCATATTTATATGCACCAATAGAGTGTGACATTTTTATAGAACAGCCAGAGggttatgagtaggcccacacggaatgtgcacgcacagaaatccgcagatgtttttttttcatcagtgaGTTGaattatttacttgtataaatgtgtgtaaatttatatttttcagtttttttattaatttcaataatattattgactaatatgaaagtgtttattTGGTTTATCCCCTGTATTCTTtagtatatcttcatttgtattcagcagaagaaaatcaaagaggtttgaaacaagtagaggatgagtaaaggacagaattgtaatttttttgtgtgaactacttaaatattatattacagatagtataaaaaaaaaaaaaccctagatAGGAAGTTGTGAAAATAGGAAGGAAGAGGTCTTAATTATGAGGATGAGATTTAGACTCATATTAATAGGAAGTAGTGTGTTTTAGACATGAAAGTCATCATAAAGTGGattataaacatttttcaaaattgtcttaaaaatgtttaaagattTTGATCAGCTTTAAATActgaatatctgtgtgtgtgtgtgtgtgtgtgtgagagagagagagagagagcagatatagtgtaaagtggaaaacgagggagaaatgtatcaataagtcatgactaagagtaagtggcaaaaaagacttttattttggcgtggcgctgTGACGTCATTAGGCTGCGCCGCTCCTGtactgtgattcaactggagaaaggtttgttttaaagcttttacacAGATAAatcgattgattaaagtttctgATTTTTTCATCCTATGCTAAATCATGTACCAattgttgaaaataatattttaaccctttatacaacgtagtactgttttactcacagtaatgagggctattgtttgaacagaaatgtgtgtaataagtgttttaatgaaggtttaatttattaaatagcataatgtcaTTCCATTCTAAGTATACATCACTACATATATAAGAAATGAAGTACTAGTTTTGATCAGCTCATTTGTGGATGTTTCTTgcttgttcattgttttattcatttaaacaggacatttttattgttttgttcattttaaacaggataaagtgtccaaacacagagaaaaactcctgctgaagcgactgatctccacactgttataaagatggcgtttattaaagaggagagtgaagatgttaagattgaagaaacattcagagtcaaacatgaagatctgcaggaacaaacaggttggtttccattctcaaagaccaactcagtcattttaACCtgattcagatatattttaataataagaatactaaattaaattcatcttgcagccctgaatgtgctgcctagttctcctaaatgcacataagcactcaatgaagacaggaatgagtttctttcgtcacttgttctcatgtctttagtcattcttttatgtattattactctcccattttctctaccttcttaaggttattgcttttcttgttctcctactgtttgtaaagcgtcctCGAGCACTGGTgctataaaaataagtaaaaacagtcattcattttctttttggcttagtcaaggactgccaatttatccagcacatgtgttACAGCAAATTTCACTGACACACAACATAACACAGAAATTCAGGGCCACTCTAGTAGCGTCCTGTCACCACTTTTATGCCACGGTGGCAGCGGCTGGATTGGAGACCGTGGGTGACGTCAGGGGGGAACACGGCAAACAGCTGGGCAGCGGTAGCCAATCGGAGCCACTGTATGGGTGGAAGCGGGAGAGAGGAAGCGAGCGAGCgagcacagagagagagggagaaagagagactggtgaggaaaaataataataatcacgccACACAGGAATGTACAGGAACGTAGCAACatatttacgcagcggatgccagcCGCA
This region of Danio aesculapii chromosome 4, fDanAes4.1, whole genome shotgun sequence genomic DNA includes:
- the LOC130222387 gene encoding gastrula zinc finger protein XlCGF8.2DB-like encodes the protein MMIHTGEKPFTCTQCGKSFSQSSYLNKHMRIHSGEKPFTCPQCGKTFSQSSHLNLHVRIHTGEKPYTCTQCGKSFSQSSYLNQHMRIHTGERPFTCTQCGKSFSHPSSLNQHMRIHTGERPFTCTQCGKSFSHPSSLNQHMRIHTGERPFTCTQCGKSFSHPSSLNQHMRIHTGVKPFTCTQCGKSFSQSPHLNKHMKIHTGVRESICAWSVRRLLLQLQN